In Nostoc sp. CENA543, a single genomic region encodes these proteins:
- a CDS encoding ATP-binding protein produces the protein MNCPEEIQKLQKENRILQKKLERSDIDRIKLEETNRKKESLLKKVIDELQTSQTQLEQRTSELERTLIILQVMQDKMTVLGGLVADVAHEINNPVGFIMGNITPAIEYIHDLLYLIDLYQQFYPQPSPAIQKQITHMDLDYVREDLPKLITSMKEGTTRISQLSYSLRTFARADTESKVPFNLHEGIDSTLFILKHRLKANQYRPEIQVIQEYGDIPIVECFPGQLNQVFMNILANAIDALEESNQGLNFVDIEKKVNKIIIQTNLDEQSNLVVIRIKDNALGMSEAIKSKIFEHSFTTKPVGKGTGLGLAIAHQIIVQKHQGTLEVNSLVGEGSEFIITIPQF, from the coding sequence ATGAATTGCCCAGAGGAAATTCAAAAGCTCCAGAAAGAAAACAGAATATTACAAAAAAAGTTAGAGCGTTCAGACATAGACCGCATTAAGCTAGAGGAAACTAATAGAAAAAAGGAGTCACTACTCAAAAAAGTCATTGATGAATTACAAACATCACAGACTCAACTAGAACAAAGAACATCAGAACTAGAAAGAACATTAATTATCCTGCAAGTTATGCAGGATAAAATGACTGTTTTAGGTGGATTAGTTGCAGATGTAGCACATGAAATTAATAATCCTGTGGGTTTTATTATGGGAAACATTACCCCAGCTATTGAATACATTCATGATTTGCTATATCTGATTGACCTTTATCAGCAATTTTATCCTCAGCCTTCGCCCGCCATCCAAAAACAAATTACACATATGGATTTGGATTATGTACGTGAAGACCTACCCAAACTCATTACTTCTATGAAAGAAGGAACTACACGTATTAGCCAACTCAGTTACAGCTTGCGGACTTTTGCACGGGCTGATACGGAATCTAAAGTTCCGTTTAATCTGCATGAAGGGATTGACAGCACCCTTTTTATTTTGAAACATCGCTTAAAAGCCAATCAGTATCGTCCAGAGATTCAAGTAATTCAAGAATATGGAGATATTCCCATAGTAGAGTGTTTCCCTGGACAATTGAATCAGGTATTTATGAATATTTTAGCTAATGCAATTGATGCTTTAGAAGAATCTAATCAGGGCTTGAATTTTGTTGATATTGAAAAGAAAGTTAATAAAATTATTATTCAAACAAATCTGGATGAGCAGAGTAATTTAGTTGTAATTCGTATTAAAGATAATGCTTTGGGTATGTCAGAAGCAATTAAAAGTAAAATTTTTGAACATTCATTTACAACTAAACCTGTAGGCAAAGGTACTGGTTTAGGATTAGCCATTGCCCATCAAATCATTGTCCAAAAACACCAGGGAACTTTAGAGGTAAATTCTTTAGTCGGTGAAGGCTCTGAGTTCATAATTACTATTCCTCAATTTTAG
- a CDS encoding RNA-binding protein, with product MSVRLYIGNLPKEEIDRQELQAVFAAEGDAVTTKLIKDRKTGKCRGFGFLTVNNDEQADQIIEKYNGQLFKETPIKLEKALPRTKGEEGDEQAAPTPAASGNPSPKTNKEGSRREKGSKKSRRGGGGRETSTSTSDSDAIRPDPRWASELEKLKQMLAAQTTN from the coding sequence ATGTCCGTTCGCCTATATATAGGCAATTTGCCAAAAGAAGAAATAGATCGTCAAGAACTGCAAGCGGTGTTCGCCGCCGAAGGTGATGCGGTGACTACTAAGTTAATCAAAGACCGCAAAACTGGCAAATGCCGTGGTTTTGGTTTTCTGACAGTCAACAACGATGAGCAAGCTGATCAAATCATCGAAAAATATAATGGTCAGTTGTTCAAAGAAACACCCATCAAGCTAGAAAAAGCATTACCTCGTACTAAAGGTGAGGAAGGAGACGAACAAGCAGCTCCAACACCTGCTGCTAGCGGTAATCCTAGCCCGAAAACCAACAAAGAAGGTTCTCGACGTGAGAAAGGTTCTAAGAAGTCTCGTCGTGGTGGTGGTGGACGCGAAACCAGCACAAGCACCTCTGACTCAGACGCAATTCGTCCCGATCCGCGTTGGGCTTCGGAGCTAGAAAAGCTCAAGCAAATGCTAGCTGCTCAGACTACCAACTAG
- a CDS encoding response regulator, translated as MKTYTNESILIVDDIPTNIKVLFEILNQAGFKVAVAKSGKSALKKAEETLPNLILLDVMMPEMDGFETCRLLKENPQTRNIPVIFMTARSDLIDKVQGLTIGAVDYITKPIEYEEVLARINVHLELRRTQLQLVQEEKMSALGQLISGVAHEINNPINFIVGNIIYAQSYVDNLLALLHLYEKHQQQKLPEIQAYADQIELDFLKSDLPQLLSSMKTGAERVEKIVRSLRSFSRLDDTEYQLFNIHEGIDSTLVLLSNRIKTVSKKVEINIVKNYGELPAVECYAGPINQVLMNLIANAIDAIEESLLSSKFSEKPTIEIITDVTEDQQSVVITIADNGVGIPEEIQQRIFEQFFTTKPLGKGTGFGLAIAHEIIVDKHKGKLEVQSASGEGARFLITIPIEQTMSNVQ; from the coding sequence ATGAAGACTTATACAAACGAATCTATTTTAATCGTAGATGATATTCCTACCAATATCAAAGTTTTATTTGAAATTCTTAATCAAGCAGGTTTTAAGGTTGCTGTAGCTAAAAGTGGTAAAAGTGCCTTAAAAAAAGCAGAAGAGACATTGCCTAATTTAATTTTATTGGATGTAATGATGCCAGAGATGGATGGGTTTGAAACTTGTCGTCTGCTTAAGGAAAATCCTCAAACTAGAAATATCCCAGTAATTTTTATGACGGCTCGCTCTGATTTAATAGACAAAGTACAAGGATTAACCATTGGAGCCGTAGACTATATTACTAAACCTATTGAATATGAAGAAGTTTTAGCAAGGATTAATGTTCACCTAGAATTAAGACGGACTCAATTACAACTGGTGCAGGAAGAAAAAATGTCTGCACTGGGACAATTAATATCAGGAGTAGCACATGAAATTAATAATCCGATTAATTTTATCGTCGGTAATATAATTTATGCTCAAAGTTATGTTGATAATTTATTGGCATTATTACATCTGTATGAGAAGCATCAACAACAGAAATTGCCAGAGATTCAAGCTTATGCTGATCAGATTGAGTTGGATTTTCTGAAATCAGACTTACCTCAACTATTATCATCAATGAAAACAGGGGCAGAACGCGTTGAAAAAATTGTGCGATCGCTCCGTTCATTTTCGCGCTTAGATGATACAGAATACCAATTATTTAATATTCATGAAGGTATTGATAGCACGTTGGTTCTTTTAAGTAATCGCATTAAAACTGTTTCCAAGAAAGTTGAAATTAATATAGTAAAAAATTATGGGGAATTACCTGCTGTAGAGTGCTATGCAGGCCCAATTAATCAAGTGCTGATGAATCTAATAGCAAATGCCATTGACGCTATAGAAGAATCCTTATTAAGTAGTAAATTTTCGGAAAAACCGACAATTGAAATTATTACAGATGTCACAGAAGATCAACAATCTGTGGTAATTACAATTGCTGATAATGGTGTAGGTATTCCTGAAGAAATTCAACAGAGAATTTTTGAGCAGTTTTTTACTACTAAACCTCTAGGGAAAGGAACAGGTTTTGGATTAGCGATCGCTCATGAAATCATCGTAGACAAGCACAAAGGAAAACTAGAAGTCCAATCTGCTTCCGGGGAAGGCGCGCGATTTCTTATTACTATTCCTATCGAACAAACCATGAGCAACGTACAATAA
- the lipA gene encoding lipoyl synthase — MTSSQPAEIKAEIMAMPSWLRRSIGKASEISTVQRIIKQRQIHTICEEGRCPNRGECYAQKTATFLLMGPTCTRACAFCQVDKGHAPMPLDPEEAQKVAEAVQLLGLRYVVLTSVARDDLPDQGASHFVKTMTTIRQLNPDTQIEVLTPDFWGGVGASETTQSQRLAMIVQAQPACFNHNIETVRRLTGPVRRGAKYDRSLRVLAIVKELDATIPTKSGLMLGHGETVEEVITTMKDLRAVGCDRITIGQYMRPSLDHLPVQKYWTPEEFDHLGKIAWEMGFTHVRSAPLVRSSYHAEE; from the coding sequence ATGACTTCTTCTCAACCAGCCGAAATCAAAGCGGAAATTATGGCTATGCCCAGTTGGTTACGCCGTTCTATCGGCAAAGCCAGCGAAATTTCCACAGTACAACGCATAATTAAACAACGCCAAATTCATACAATCTGCGAAGAAGGTCGTTGTCCTAATCGGGGTGAATGCTACGCCCAAAAAACCGCCACCTTTTTATTGATGGGGCCAACCTGCACTCGTGCTTGTGCTTTTTGTCAAGTTGATAAGGGTCATGCACCCATGCCGCTTGACCCAGAAGAAGCTCAAAAGGTAGCGGAAGCTGTACAGCTTTTAGGATTACGTTATGTGGTGTTAACTTCCGTAGCTCGTGATGATTTGCCAGATCAAGGAGCTAGCCACTTTGTCAAGACAATGACGACTATTCGTCAACTTAACCCAGACACACAAATTGAAGTTTTGACACCGGATTTCTGGGGCGGTGTGGGTGCAAGTGAAACTACGCAAAGTCAACGTCTGGCAATGATTGTACAAGCCCAGCCGGCTTGCTTTAACCATAATATAGAAACGGTACGACGCTTAACAGGGCCAGTGCGTCGGGGTGCTAAATACGATCGCTCTTTGCGGGTACTAGCTATAGTCAAAGAACTCGATGCCACCATTCCCACCAAATCAGGATTAATGCTGGGACATGGCGAAACAGTAGAGGAAGTGATCACAACCATGAAAGACTTAAGGGCAGTAGGATGCGATCGCATCACCATCGGTCAATATATGCGCCCTTCTCTAGATCATCTCCCAGTGCAAAAATACTGGACACCCGAAGAATTTGACCACCTTGGCAAAATCGCCTGGGAAATGGGATTTACTCATGTCCGTTCCGCGCCTCTGGTTCGTAGTTCCTATCATGCGGAAGAGTAG
- a CDS encoding response regulator, protein MASNKILVIDDTTVVRVKVREMLPPGNFEVLEAKDGLEGLNFIRQEKLSLIMLDFLLPKMSGWEVFQQVQAHPDLRKIPLVIMSGRKEEVTEKISEPFEYFEFLGKPFDQKQLIGAIKSAMTKAKLPRTEPVAVAAATVRNVAAPTATVTHSPVATASTTAVVANTEVNTASAAEIQALNEKIEKMQAEIESLKKQLTQVVTFIKQKIK, encoded by the coding sequence GTGGCAAGTAACAAAATTCTAGTTATCGATGACACTACCGTTGTCAGGGTAAAAGTTAGGGAAATGCTACCTCCTGGCAATTTTGAGGTATTGGAAGCAAAAGACGGTTTAGAAGGACTAAATTTTATCCGTCAAGAAAAACTCAGCTTAATTATGTTGGATTTTCTGTTACCCAAAATGAGTGGGTGGGAGGTTTTTCAGCAAGTCCAGGCTCATCCTGATTTAAGAAAGATTCCTTTAGTGATTATGTCTGGTCGCAAGGAAGAAGTAACTGAGAAAATTAGTGAACCTTTCGAGTATTTTGAATTTCTCGGTAAGCCTTTTGACCAAAAACAGTTAATTGGTGCGATTAAGTCAGCAATGACTAAAGCTAAATTACCGCGTACAGAACCTGTGGCAGTAGCAGCTGCTACTGTAAGAAATGTTGCTGCACCTACAGCTACAGTGACACATAGTCCAGTAGCAACTGCTAGTACAACTGCGGTAGTTGCTAATACGGAAGTGAACACTGCTTCTGCGGCGGAAATTCAGGCATTGAATGAGAAAATTGAGAAAATGCAGGCTGAGATTGAGAGCTTGAAGAAACAGTTAACTCAAGTAGTGACGTTTATTAAGCAAAAAATCAAGTAG
- a CDS encoding glycosyltransferase family 1 protein — protein sequence MNANTEKRIALISVHGDPAIEIGKEEAGGQNVYVREVGKALADLGWQVDMFSRRVSPEQETIVQHSPSCRTIRLTAGPVEFVPRDQGFKHLTEFVQQLLQFQRENHIIKYPVVHTNYWLSSWVGMQLKALQGSKQVHTYHSLGAVKYKSVDTIPLIATKRLAVEKQVLETADRIVATSPQEQQHMRSLVSTKGYIDVIPCGTDIQQFGSIDRETARAELGIASDAKVILYVGRFDPRKGIETLVRAVNQSQLRNSGKLKLIIGGGSTPGASDGRERDRIAGIVQELGMSELTIFPGRLGQEILPTYYAAADVCVVPSHYEPFGLVAIEAMSCGTPVVASDVGGLQFTVVTEKTGLLVPPKDADAFSVAIDRILLNSAWRDELGEAARKHIASKFSWGGVADKLSQLYTQILNTSILEPMLVGK from the coding sequence ATGAACGCTAACACTGAAAAACGTATAGCTTTGATTTCCGTCCACGGAGATCCAGCTATTGAAATTGGTAAAGAGGAAGCTGGGGGACAAAATGTGTACGTGCGTGAAGTAGGTAAAGCCTTAGCGGATTTGGGCTGGCAAGTTGATATGTTTAGCCGCAGAGTTAGTCCTGAGCAAGAGACAATTGTGCAGCATAGTCCATCTTGTCGAACAATTCGCTTAACAGCTGGGCCAGTAGAATTTGTCCCTAGAGATCAGGGCTTCAAACATTTAACAGAATTTGTGCAGCAGTTACTGCAATTCCAACGAGAGAACCACATTATTAAATATCCAGTTGTACATACAAACTATTGGCTTTCTAGTTGGGTAGGAATGCAATTGAAGGCTCTTCAAGGTAGCAAACAAGTTCATACATATCACTCTTTAGGTGCAGTTAAATACAAAAGTGTAGATACAATTCCTTTGATTGCCACGAAACGGTTAGCTGTAGAAAAACAGGTTTTAGAAACAGCAGACAGAATTGTTGCGACTAGTCCGCAAGAACAGCAACATATGCGATCGCTAGTTTCCACAAAAGGTTATATTGATGTGATTCCTTGTGGTACAGATATCCAACAATTTGGCTCAATAGATAGAGAAACAGCGAGAGCCGAATTAGGGATTGCATCTGATGCCAAAGTCATATTGTATGTAGGACGTTTTGATCCGCGCAAAGGCATAGAAACTTTAGTACGTGCGGTGAATCAGTCGCAATTACGTAATTCTGGTAAACTCAAACTCATTATTGGTGGTGGTAGCACTCCTGGGGCTAGCGATGGTAGAGAACGCGATCGCATTGCAGGGATTGTACAAGAATTGGGCATGAGCGAATTGACAATTTTTCCTGGTCGTCTGGGACAAGAGATTTTGCCGACTTACTACGCGGCGGCGGATGTGTGTGTAGTTCCCAGCCATTACGAACCCTTCGGACTAGTAGCAATTGAAGCAATGTCCTGTGGTACACCAGTAGTAGCTAGTGATGTGGGTGGTTTGCAGTTTACAGTCGTCACCGAAAAAACTGGTTTATTAGTTCCACCCAAAGACGCTGATGCGTTTTCTGTTGCCATTGACAGAATTCTTCTCAATTCAGCGTGGCGAGATGAATTAGGTGAGGCTGCGAGAAAACATATTGCCTCTAAGTTCAGTTGGGGTGGCGTAGCAGATAAATTAAGCCAACTATACACCCAAATTCTCAATACATCGATTCTAGAACCGATGTTAGTTGGTAAATAA
- a CDS encoding FIST signal transduction protein, whose protein sequence is MFKIVVGHSNDPDSFAAVEEVIQQCTTSLNGHIPQAGILFTAIDFDHILILQEIHQVFPGIELIGGTTDGEISSVLEFQQDSVTLMLFYSDEIEIFAGVGVQVSADPVKATQQAVEQAKAKTTKLPQLCLTHPESLTTSGVAILKGLKLALGEKFPIFGGLAADQSKYQQTYQFFQTQVLSDSVPILLFSGNILFSHGVASGWFPIGKTSKVTKVEKNIVYEIDHQPALEFYRRYLGTLSPSIEYPIAVFADDEVNFYLRAPIAHDETTGSVTFFADVPEQATIQIAEAGHEDILTAAHASFMNAVNNYPGKKPAGVLFFSCVARRQILGMQTQQEYQTTKNYVNQFLPACGFYSNGEIAPINSTGQTHFHNETFVTLILGTS, encoded by the coding sequence ATGTTTAAGATAGTGGTTGGTCATAGTAATGACCCTGACTCTTTTGCAGCCGTTGAGGAAGTCATTCAGCAATGTACTACTTCCCTAAATGGACATATTCCCCAGGCGGGAATTTTGTTTACCGCCATTGACTTTGACCACATTTTGATTCTGCAAGAAATTCATCAGGTGTTTCCTGGAATTGAGTTAATTGGTGGAACTACTGATGGGGAAATTTCTTCAGTTTTAGAATTTCAGCAAGATTCGGTTACTTTGATGTTGTTTTACTCAGACGAAATAGAAATTTTTGCAGGAGTGGGAGTGCAAGTTTCTGCCGATCCTGTGAAAGCAACACAGCAAGCAGTAGAACAAGCAAAAGCTAAAACTACAAAACTACCGCAATTATGCCTAACTCATCCTGAAAGCTTGACTACTAGCGGTGTCGCAATTTTAAAGGGTTTAAAACTGGCATTAGGAGAAAAATTTCCCATATTTGGTGGTTTAGCTGCTGATCAATCAAAATATCAGCAAACCTATCAATTTTTTCAAACACAAGTCCTCAGCGACTCTGTACCAATTTTATTGTTTTCTGGAAATATTCTGTTTTCTCATGGTGTTGCTAGTGGTTGGTTTCCCATTGGTAAAACTAGTAAAGTTACCAAAGTGGAAAAAAATATAGTTTACGAAATTGATCATCAACCAGCTTTAGAATTTTATCGCCGTTATTTAGGTACACTGTCACCTTCCATAGAGTACCCCATCGCCGTATTTGCAGACGATGAGGTAAATTTCTATCTGAGAGCGCCCATTGCTCATGATGAAACAACAGGTAGCGTTACGTTTTTTGCTGATGTTCCTGAGCAAGCGACTATTCAAATAGCTGAAGCTGGACATGAGGACATTTTGACAGCTGCTCACGCATCATTTATGAATGCCGTGAATAATTATCCAGGCAAAAAACCAGCAGGTGTACTATTTTTTTCCTGCGTGGCTAGGCGACAAATATTGGGTATGCAAACACAACAGGAATATCAAACAACAAAAAATTATGTAAATCAGTTTTTACCAGCTTGTGGGTTCTACTCCAATGGTGAAATTGCTCCTATCAATTCCACTGGACAAACACATTTTCATAATGAAACCTTTGTGACTTTAATTTTGGGAACTAGTTAA
- a CDS encoding sensor histidine kinase → MLHTSPENNLILVVDDTLTNLEIISVALIDSGFNVITAINGEQAIQQIESRLPDLILLDVMMPRMDGFETCQKIKANPLTQDIPVIFMTGITDTDSKVKALNLGAVDYITKPFQKEEVLARIQTHLQLRNLNKNLEKIVAERTAKLDRTLRELQEFQVQLVKQEKMSVLGQLVTGIAHEINNPVSCIYGNLGHALTYFQNLINLIELYQKNYPEPVDQIQDAITAMDLEYVCDDLPNLIFAMKEGIQRIRDISNGLRIFSRADTENKVECNIHEGIDSTLLILKHRLKGSEISLPIEVIKDYGDLPLIECFPGQLNQAFMNILANAVDALEESNDKYSLEQPKQISICTMLSEDEDQVLIKIKDNGTGMSSEIQQRIFEYLFTTKPVGKGTGLGLAIAHQIIVQKHQGNLEVNSQIGMGSEFIITIPNS, encoded by the coding sequence ATGCTTCATACATCACCAGAAAATAACTTGATTTTAGTTGTAGATGATACACTAACAAACTTAGAAATTATCTCAGTTGCACTGATTGACAGTGGTTTTAATGTCATTACAGCTATTAATGGAGAACAAGCAATCCAGCAGATAGAATCTCGATTACCAGATTTAATTTTATTAGATGTGATGATGCCAAGAATGGATGGCTTTGAAACCTGTCAAAAAATCAAAGCCAATCCCCTGACACAAGATATTCCAGTGATTTTTATGACTGGGATTACAGATACAGATAGTAAAGTCAAAGCTTTGAATTTAGGTGCTGTTGATTATATTACTAAACCTTTTCAAAAAGAAGAAGTTTTAGCACGCATTCAGACACATTTACAATTGAGAAATCTGAATAAGAATTTAGAAAAAATCGTGGCGGAACGCACAGCTAAACTTGATAGAACTTTACGAGAATTACAGGAATTTCAAGTTCAGCTCGTCAAACAAGAAAAGATGTCAGTTCTGGGTCAATTAGTAACAGGAATTGCCCATGAAATTAATAATCCTGTAAGTTGTATTTATGGTAATTTAGGTCATGCTTTGACCTATTTCCAAAATCTGATTAATCTGATTGAACTTTATCAAAAAAATTACCCAGAACCCGTAGATCAAATTCAAGATGCAATCACAGCAATGGATTTAGAGTATGTCTGTGATGATTTGCCTAACTTGATTTTTGCTATGAAAGAAGGGATTCAACGGATTCGAGATATTAGTAATGGATTGCGAATTTTTTCTAGAGCCGACACAGAAAACAAAGTTGAGTGCAATATTCACGAAGGTATCGATAGTACACTTTTGATTCTCAAACATCGCCTTAAAGGGTCGGAAATCAGTTTACCCATTGAAGTTATTAAAGATTACGGTGATTTACCTTTAATAGAATGCTTTCCTGGTCAGTTAAATCAGGCATTTATGAATATTTTAGCTAATGCAGTTGATGCCTTAGAAGAATCCAACGATAAATATAGTTTAGAACAGCCTAAACAAATATCTATCTGCACAATGCTCAGTGAAGATGAAGATCAGGTTTTAATTAAAATTAAAGATAATGGTACAGGGATGTCATCAGAAATTCAACAGAGAATTTTTGAGTATTTATTCACTACTAAGCCTGTAGGTAAAGGCACTGGTTTAGGGTTGGCGATCGCGCATCAAATCATTGTACAAAAACATCAGGGTAATTTAGAGGTAAATTCTCAGATCGGTATGGGTTCTGAGTTTATCATTACTATTCCTAATTCTTAG
- a CDS encoding ATP-binding protein, with translation MTRTTIQIFRKWPLRFILIFPFVMQIFTTVSIVGYISFRNGQKAVNELAHQLINRVNELVEQHLDTYLTTPHQINQINLDAVEMGILNLADFQLTGHYFAKQMRVYNIGYINFANRQGEYIGVERLDNGQLLINEVSQAKGLGKLHIYTTDEQLRRRKLIEVKDYDPRLEAWYKDAVQANKPIWSQIYQWEDKPEILSISSSYPLNKGKYKFSGVIGVDLILSQISSYLGKLEVGKTGKVFILERSGMIVATSSNEVPYNVVNGKSQRLSAVNSKNYIIKSTTKHLIQKFGSLQNIKSTQQSILNLQDERNFVQVTPWRDSLGLDWLVVVVVPENEFMAEINASNRTTILSCLVALVLATAIGVYTSRWIASPIVQLTQASSIIASGNLEQTVVNSDVEEINILAQSFNRMAGQLKEYFTFLETTNQELEKRVAERTAEITAAKEAADAANRAKSEFLANISHELRTPLNGIIGYAQLLQLNPYTSAEQLQGINVIHDCGSHLLTLINDILDIAKNEAKKLELYPDICDFKKLLLGVADICRIKAEQKSLDFSCRIDEDLPITIQTDEKRLRQVLINLLGNAIKFTQQGAVSFIVEVIARDINTQPPLKRISFQIIDTGIGMLPEQLEKIFLPFEQLGNTLQKSAGTGLGLTISQQIIEMMGSQINVESTYEAGSRFWFELDLPVVSTDGNSDISYIPNTLLNFEHKSHSELEEIIFPPASELLNLYQAAKAGYVVDIKAEIQRIHDLDVRYETFTQKVLQLVEDFEDEAIVEMIQPYVDNSQ, from the coding sequence ATGACGCGTACTACTATTCAAATTTTTAGAAAATGGCCTCTCCGTTTCATCTTAATATTTCCTTTTGTCATGCAGATTTTTACCACAGTATCAATTGTGGGATACATTTCTTTTAGGAATGGGCAAAAAGCTGTCAATGAACTGGCTCATCAACTAATAAATCGAGTCAATGAATTAGTTGAACAACACTTAGATACTTACTTAACTACACCCCATCAAATTAATCAAATTAACCTGGATGCTGTAGAAATGGGGATTCTCAATTTGGCAGATTTCCAGTTAACAGGTCATTATTTTGCCAAACAAATGCGAGTATATAACATTGGTTATATTAACTTTGCTAACCGCCAAGGTGAATATATTGGTGTTGAACGTTTAGATAATGGACAGTTATTAATTAACGAAGTCTCTCAGGCTAAAGGGTTAGGTAAACTTCATATTTATACAACAGATGAGCAACTACGTCGCCGAAAATTAATAGAAGTTAAAGATTATGATCCTCGCTTAGAAGCTTGGTATAAAGATGCAGTACAGGCAAATAAACCTATATGGAGTCAAATATATCAATGGGAAGATAAACCGGAAATACTATCTATATCTTCTAGTTATCCTCTTAATAAAGGAAAATACAAGTTTTCTGGTGTTATAGGCGTAGATTTGATATTGTCACAGATTAGTAGTTATCTAGGGAAACTCGAAGTAGGTAAAACCGGAAAAGTATTTATTCTAGAGCGTTCTGGGATGATAGTAGCTACTTCTAGCAATGAAGTACCATACAATGTTGTCAATGGTAAATCGCAAAGACTATCAGCTGTAAATAGTAAGAATTATATTATAAAAAGTACAACAAAACATTTAATCCAAAAATTTGGTTCTCTACAAAATATTAAGTCTACACAACAAAGTATTTTAAATTTACAAGATGAAAGAAATTTTGTACAAGTAACACCTTGGCGAGATTCACTAGGGTTAGATTGGCTAGTTGTGGTAGTTGTTCCTGAAAACGAATTTATGGCAGAAATTAATGCCAGCAATCGTACAACTATTTTGTCATGTTTGGTTGCGCTAGTTTTGGCTACAGCTATAGGTGTGTATACTTCCCGTTGGATAGCATCTCCCATCGTTCAATTAACTCAAGCTAGTAGCATAATTGCATCTGGTAATTTAGAGCAAACAGTAGTCAATTCTGATGTCGAAGAAATCAACATACTGGCTCAATCATTTAATCGAATGGCAGGGCAACTAAAGGAATATTTTACATTTTTAGAAACTACCAATCAAGAACTAGAGAAACGTGTAGCTGAAAGAACCGCAGAAATTACTGCTGCCAAAGAAGCTGCTGATGCAGCCAATCGGGCAAAAAGTGAATTTTTAGCGAATATCAGTCATGAATTACGTACACCATTAAATGGCATTATTGGTTACGCACAACTTTTGCAACTCAATCCCTATACTAGTGCTGAACAACTGCAAGGTATTAATGTGATTCACGATTGTGGCTCTCATTTATTAACGCTAATAAATGATATTTTAGATATCGCCAAAAATGAAGCTAAAAAATTAGAACTATACCCTGACATATGTGATTTTAAAAAACTACTATTGGGAGTTGCTGATATTTGTCGTATTAAGGCTGAACAAAAATCTCTGGATTTTAGCTGTCGCATAGATGAGGATTTACCGATAACTATTCAAACCGATGAAAAACGCCTCCGACAAGTTTTAATTAATCTTTTGGGCAATGCTATTAAATTTACTCAACAAGGTGCAGTAAGTTTTATCGTAGAAGTCATAGCGCGTGATATAAACACACAGCCCCCCTTAAAAAGAATTAGTTTCCAAATTATCGATACAGGCATTGGTATGCTACCTGAACAATTGGAAAAGATATTTTTGCCCTTTGAACAATTAGGAAATACTTTACAAAAATCCGCAGGTACAGGTTTAGGGCTAACAATTAGTCAGCAGATTATAGAAATGATGGGTAGTCAAATCAACGTTGAAAGTACATATGAAGCAGGAAGCAGGTTTTGGTTTGAATTAGATTTACCAGTCGTGAGTACAGATGGAAATTCAGATATATCATATATTCCCAACACCTTACTTAATTTTGAGCATAAATCCCATTCAGAACTAGAGGAAATAATTTTCCCGCCGGCTAGTGAGTTGTTAAATTTATATCAAGCTGCTAAAGCCGGTTACGTTGTGGATATCAAAGCAGAAATACAGCGTATTCATGATTTAGATGTCAGATATGAAACATTTACTCAGAAAGTTTTGCAATTAGTAGAAGACTTTGAAGATGAAGCTATTGTAGAAATGATTCAACCTTATGTAGATAACAGTCAGTGA